Below is a window of Tolypothrix bouteillei VB521301 DNA.
TCATCGGGAAATTGAAAATATTTGTCATAAAAACGAAGAAGAGCTAAGCCGTCAAATAACTGAAGAACTTGACCCTAGCTTTGCTCCTTCTCATTGGTTTGGTTGATGATTAAATACAAATTTCTGCTTTCACTACAGAAGCTTCAGAACTGCGATAGATATGGAAACCAAGTTTTTCACAAACTCTTTGCATACCGTAGTTTTCTGCCAAAATTTCGGCAGAAATTCGCTCTAACTTTTCATCGCGACCAACTTGTATGAGTTGTCGAACTAACTCCGTTCCCAATCCGCGACACTGATATGGGTCACTCACAAGCATGGCAAATTCTGCTTCATTTTTGCCGTGCAATTTGCTCAACCGCCCAACTGCTAAAATCTGATGTTCTCCAGTTTGGGGATTGATATAATCGGCAACAAGTGCCATTTCGCGATCGTAATCAATGAAACACATCCGCGTGAGCCGTTCGTGAGCCACTCTAGATTTCAACTTAATCATGTGGAAATAGCGAAAATAAACGCTTTCTTCAGATAAAGTTTTGTGAAATTTTACTAACAAAGGTTCATCTTCTGGCTGGATGGGGCGAATGGTGACTGGAGTACTATCTGCTAATGTCCAAGGAGCCACATATTGGGTTGGATAAGGTTTAATAGCAAGCTTTGGTAGTTGCTCTAGATCCGTATCTGCATCGTGTAAAACAATACGAGCATCTAAAGCAATCAGAGAAGGGTGTGGGGAATTTTCATTTCCTGCTACGGGTTTTGCCAATAAGGGATTAATATCAATTTCTTTAATCCACGGTTGCTCGACGACAAGTTGACTAAATCTCACTAGCAGTTGCTCTAATGCTCCCATATCGACTGCTTCCCGCCCCCGAACTCCTTGGAGTGCTTTGTAAATTCGGGTTTGCTCCATCATCCGGCGTGCTAACGTACTGTTGAGTGGTGGAAGAGCGATCGCGCGATCGCTAAATACCTCTACAAGTTGACCACCCGTACCAAACACTAACACCGGACCAAACTGCGGATCTATACTGCTACCAACAATTAACTCATAGCCATCAAGTTTGACCATGGGTTGTACGGTGACTCCTTCAAAGAGAGGAGAGGGGGAGGGGGGTGTGTCTGATTGTCTTCTGCTTTCTGCCCATTTACCAACAGAAGATTGAATGGAACGGTAAGCACTCCGAACTTCGTCAGCGTCGGTAAGATTTAACTTCACGCCACCAACATCAGTCTTGTGAGTAATGGTTTTGGAAAGTAATTTAACAACTACAGGGTAACCAATCGCTTCTGCACAAGCAACTGCTTGCTCTTCACTTGTAGAAATACACGTTTGTACTGTAGGAATGCCGTAAGCTGCTAGCACCTGTTTTGATTCAAACTCGGTGAGAAGAGCTCGGTTTTCCTGTTGGGCGTTTTGAATAATTTGTTCAACTTGAGTGCGGTTGAGCACACCTTCCCCAAAAGCACACGGTAAAACTGGCGTTTCGTAAATACCTCTTAAGTTATAGCTATACTTCCACATATAGCTAAATGCTCGAGCTGCCGCATCAGGATAATTATAAGTGGGAATACCTGCTTGATTGAGAATACTTTCACCTTCTGCTACATCGGTTCCACCCATCCAACTGGCAAGAATGGGCTTACCGCGCAGGGATGTTGTTTGTAAAGTCGCTACAGAAGCTTGAAACTTTTTGGCTGTTTGGCTTGGGTCGGTCATAGCCTGAGGCGTGAGTATGACTAACAATCCATCACTGTTGCGATCGCCCGCAGCAATTTCCAGTGATTGAATATACCGTTCTGGATCGGCATCACCCAAAATATCGATAGGATTGCTGTGACTGCCATGTGGTGGCAAGATCTTTTCTAAAGCTGAGTGCGTATCGGGAGATAAATCTGCCAATTCTCCACCACTACCAATAAGAGCATCAGTTGCTAGAACACCCGGTCCTCCAGCATTGGTAATAATTGTGAGGCGCGGTCCTTTTGGACGGGGCTGCTTTGCGAGCACCTCTGCCATATCAAACAAGTCGGCGATACTATTCACTCGCAGTACGCCACAACGACGAAACGCAGCATCTAGAACAGCATCACTACCAGCTAAAGCCCCTGTATGAGAAGCGGCTGCTTGTGCGGCGGCTTCAGTACGACCTGCTTTAATCACAATAATTGGTTTTGTAAGGGCGACTTCCCGTGCTGCTGAAAGGAACGAACGGGCGTTCCCAATAGATTCCATGTAAATCACTATGCTTTGTGTTTGCGGGTCATCACCGAGATAGTAAATCAGATCGCCCCAATCTACATCCAGCATGGAGCCAATGGAGACAAAAGCACTAAAACCTACATTTTCACGTCTGCTCCAATCCAAAATAGAAGTACAAAGTGCTCCACTTTGACTGATAAAACCAACCGTACCGGGTCGAGCCATGCCATTAGCAAAGGTAGCATTTAAACCCGTAATGGGATTCATAACACCCAGACAGTTAGGTCCGATCAGTCGCATTTTACCCTGGCGGACTTGTTCGAGAACTTGCTGTTCCAATTCAAAGCCAGCCGCTCCTGTTTCCTTAAAACCGGCTGATAAAACGATTGCGCCCTTGACTCCCGCACCAACACATTGACTGATGATTCCCGGAACCGTAGGAGCTGGTGTCGCAATCACAGCTAAATCTACTTGTTCTGGGACTTCCGCAATGTTGGGATATGCTTTAATTCCCAAAACATTACGGCGTTGCGGATTGACGGGGTATACCGTACCGCCAAAAGAATTACTGATGAGATTCCAAAGTACGGTACGTCCAACACTCCCCGGTCTTTCTGTTGCTCCAATGACTGCGATCGCTTTGGGTGTAAAAATAGCATCCAGAGGGCGGTATTCCGAGCGGAGAATGTCGTATGCTCGGTCTGGCGTGCGTTCCGTTAACTGTTGCATGATGGAAATTCCTTGTTTAAGCTTTGTAAAGACACGCCATAGCGCATCTTTACAGGCGTCCTAATTTGTTGCTAATTCAGTCGTAGGTGTTGCTATCGATTCTTCATGGAATGGAGCCGCACTTTTCTTACAGCCCAAGTAAGCCAAAATATACAATTCCTTCAGGTCGTCAATCAGAGGATAACGTGGATTTGCTCCGGTGCATTGGTCATCAAACGCACGTTCCGCCATTTCCTCAACTTTGGCATAAAACTCTTGTTCGGTCTCGTTAAGAGTTTCTTTAATCGTGCTGGGAACTTCAACTTCCCGCTTCAAGTTTTCCACGGCTTCAACAAGTTTCTCCACTTTTTCCTCAAGAGTATTGCCACCCAATTTTAGATAATCGGCAATCTCTGCGTACCGTTCTTTGGCATGAGGATATTTATATTGTGGGAAGATAGCTTGCTTAAAGGGTATATCTGTAGCGTTGTAGCGGATCGTGTGAGAAATCAGCAGTGCATTTGCCAAACCGTGAGGAACGTGGAAAGTCGATCCCAACTTATGAGCCATGGAATGACAAACTCCCAAAAACGCATTTGCAAATGCCATTCCAGCAATTGTAGCTGCATAGTGGACTTTCTCTTTTGCCTCTGGGTCTTTAGCACCGTTCTTATAAGAACGTGGCAAATACTTAAACAGTAGCCCAATAGCCTCAAGCGCCAACCCTTCTGTAAATTCCGTTGCTAAAACCGATACATAAGATTCGAGAGCGTGGGTGAGAGCATCCAAACCACCGTAAGCTGTGAGTTGCTTGGGCATGCTCAGCACTAACTCAGGATCGACAATTGCCATGTTTGGAGTCAAGGCATAATCAGCAAGAGGATACTTCACTCCCACACGGTCATCTGTAACCACTGCAAAGGGTGTCACTTCCGAACCCGTTCCAGAAGTCGTGGGGATCGCTACCATTGTTGCTTTTTGACCCAGTGCGGGGAGTTCGTAAACTCGCTTGCGGATATCCATAAACCGCATCGCCAACCCTTCAAATTCAACTTCTGGATGTTCGTACATCAACCACATGACTTTAGCAGCATCCATGGGCGAACCACCACCAACAGCTATAATCACATCTGGTTGATAGTTTCTAAGTAAAGCAAGCCCCCGCTCGACATTGGAGAGTGTAGGATCGGGTTCAACATCGTGGAAGATATCGTAACTAACTCCGATTTGATCTAGAACTTTAGTTACCTTCTCTAAGATGCCTAAATTAAATAACGGTTTGTCAGTGACGATAAAAGCTCGTTTTTTATCAGCTAGCTCGCGCAATGCTACAGGTAAACAGCCGTACTTAAAGTAGATTTTGGGTGGTACGCGGAACCAGAGCATATTTTCCCGTCGTTCTGACACCGTTTTAATATTTAGTAAGTGGTGAGGAGCTACGTTATCTGAAACTGTATTCCCGCCCCAAGTCCCACAACCTAAAGTTAACGAAGGATCGAGTTTAAAGTTGTAGAGGTCGCCGATCGCACCTTGAGAAGAAGGAGTATTGATGAGCAGTCGTGCTGTCTTAAGAGTGTTCTCAAAGTAAACAATATCATCTAGATTCGCCGGGTCTGTATAAAGGACTGCAGTGTGTCCGGGACCGCCAAAAGCCACCAACTTTTGAGCTTTTTGAACTGCTTCGTGGTAGTTTCTGGCTCGATACATTGCAAGTATTGGCGATAGCTTCTCATGAGCAAAAGGTTCGTGACTCCCAATGTCTTCTACTTCAGCAATTAAAACTTTGTAACTGGTGGGTAGTGGACAATAGACTTGTTCGCCATGATTTGCGATCGCAACCCGTTTTAGGTCAATTCCTGCCAAATTTGCAAGAGACTCTACCGATTGTCCGACAATCGCTGCATTCAAACGACCCTCTTTAAGCACTAAATTGCCTAATTTTTCTTTTTCTTCCCCTGTCAAAACATAAGCACCACGACGGATAAATTCTTGTTTAACTTGCTCGTATACTGAATCCACAACGATGACAGACTGCTCGGAAGCGCAAATCATCCCATTATCAAAGGTTTTACTGATCGTAATCGAGCTAACTGCCGTTTGAATATCTGCAGAACTATCAATGACAGCTGGAGTGTTTCCAGCACCTACACCCAATGATGGATGTCCCGATGAATAAGCTGCTTTCACCATAGCGGGTCCACCCGTTGCCAAAATCAGCTTCACTTCAGGGTGTTGCATTAATGCTTTCGAGAGTTCCACCGTCGGTTCATCAATCCAACCAATGATATCTTCAGGCGCACCTGCAGCCACAGCCGCCTCTAGAATTATTTTTGCCGCTTCTATAGTGCAACGAGGCGCACGGGGGTGAGGAGAAAAGATAATGGCGTTGCGTGTTTTGAGAGAAATTAGAGCTTTGAAGATAGTGGTTGATGTTGGGTTGGTGACAGGAACAATTCCAGCTACGATCCCTACTGGTTCCGCAATTTTTTGAATACCAAAAGATTTATCGTCTTCAATAACGCCACAAGTACGTTCTTGCTTGTACTTGTTATAAATATATTCAGATGCAAAGTGGTTTTTAATAACTTTGTCTTCTACAATGCCCATGCCTGTTTCCGCAACCGCCATTTTTGCTAGGGGTATGCGTTGGGCGTTCGCAGCTTGAGCCGCTTTTTTGAAAATTTGGTCTATTTGCTGTTGAGTGTAGGTGGCAAAGACTTCTTGAGCTGCTTTAACGCGTTGGATAAGTTGTTCTAGTTCTTCGAGATTTGTAACTCTCATAGTTTGTTTGTGTCCTTTGTGAAATATTTGTGGAATATTCACTTGCCTCACCTGTAAAGTTAGAAGGCAAAATTGAGGAACTTGTGAAGAATTAGTACTTAACCAAATTCATTGTGAGGCGCTGAACGATCCCCGATTGTTGAAAGGATCTGAACACGCACGTTGGCGAAAGAAATAGGTACAATCCCTATTAACTAGGTACTGACAGGCGTCATAGTACCTATTTAAAAAGGAAACGTTTTATTATTACGCCTTTCTGCGCTAAGCTTAACGATTTTTGTAGGGTTGGCAATGCCAGCCCTATGCCCATAGGTAATCTCTTAGGTAGGCAGGGACTCACCAATCTCTAGATTAAGGTGCCAACAGATAGAAACCAGGTTTTGGGCTGACCACGCGGGTACTCTGGAAAACCGGGTAAGTACTTAGGTTGAATTTAGACAATGATACCATAACTACAGAAAACCTTTTAAGAAAAAGTAAAAAAATATACCATATTTTTTGAGATAAACCTGGGTATTGAGAAATAAGAAAGACAATGATGTTCGCGAGCGATCGCATTAAAGATTCATTTCTAAAAAACTGACTTTTCTACGACCATACTTTTTTCAAGATTTTAGTAACATAAGACACATTATCATATGAATTTTTATTACCAAACACCTTCATGTAAAGAAAATATTTCAGTCAAGTTAAGCGTTGCTACTTTCATATTTTCTTTATTAAGGATTTTTAAACACTTAGGATTTTGGTATTTTTTTCTTTATTTTTCTAGATATTGATTGAATTTCTGACATAAAAGAAGTTCAGTTATTATCCCGATTTAAAAAGATTTTTGCCAATGTTAGTCTTGATTCAGTTGAGAGACATCAACTAAAAAGTTTTTTTAAATAATTGGGAAGTGAAAAATGATTAAGCGCACAGTGACTAAATTTTTGTTTGCTTCTACAGCAGGATCTATGATTGGTTTAGCAACAATTATTGCATCAATTAGTAGCTCTGTTGCCGCCGTACAAACTTTGGCTATCAATGCTCCAGATAAATATTCAATATCACATATCGTTTTGTTCTTACAGTCCCCTTCTGGAACAATTAGCAGAGTGAAAATTGATAATTTTCCTGATGGGATTATGAGTTATGACCCAAATAAAGTTTTGAGTCAATATCCCAATACTCAATTAGTAGCTTACTCAGTTAAAGCAGGAAATAATAAATTCAATGAGACAAGCGATGCATTGCCAGTCATTATTGATAGCAGTGTACAAATGAGTCAACTGCCGATCGATAAGGAGGCACAAAAAAACACTACAGTATACCAATACACAAAATATCCTACTGGTAGCAGCACTATTCCTGTAGTTTCCAATCCAACTCCTGAAAACAACACTCCTGTAGTTTCCAATACTCGCATCATACCACCTTGCCCCATAATCACTCCAATTCAGTCCCCAATCCTCATTCAATTCCTTTCCATTGTATTGATAACCATTCTCCGTGCCCGATTGTGCAATCCAAGCTCCCTTCATTTCCATCCCAAAGGGATAATAATGATTCTCTTGCAGCAGTTGTATCGCCGTCCCATTGGCCGCAAAACTTACTCGGCTATTGCCCAAATGATCCTTGAGGGTGTATTCGTACTGGAACACCCCACCTCCAATGGCTACTATCCGCCCTTCGGCATGGTAAATCGCCTCCAGATTCGCTCCCGTGTACTCAATCCCCATCACGTAGCGCTTGTGCGTGGATAATGTGGCTCCGGTATACACCTGTTTTTCCAGTTTTTCACCTGCGGCGTTGTACACGATTTCGATTTTGTTGTTGGGTGTGACGTTTGTAAAAGTAAAAACGTCGGGGAGGTTGAGTGCATTGTAGGCCACGGTCATATCCTTGTGCTCATCCGAGGTGAGGTTGCCTGCATTGTCGTAGCCGTAGTAGAAGCTACCCGATCCCTTGGGTTTGAAGCCGTAAGGGCGGTTGGTGGCGTTGGCCAAGTCAAGTACCCGATTGAGGCGATCAGGATTGTTGGCATCGTAGTAGTACACCATTTGATCAATCAAGGCATAGGTGGTGCCCGTGGTTAGACCCCGGCGGTAGTACTGGGTGATGTTGCCATTCAGGTTGTAGTTGATATTCGACTCGGAGTATTTGTCGGTCATCGTTGGGGAGCCAGAAGTACGTTCCCAGAAAGGAGCACTTTTGAGTCGATTGGCGGCATCATAGGTAAAGTGGTAACCCTGGATGTCGCGATAAGTACCCAGTGGGGCGCGCCAACTCAAGCTGGCAATGTTGCCATTGTACTGTGGGGTTTCGGTATAGTCGGCAGTTTGGTAGGTCATGCGCATGCTGAAGGCGTCGGCTACATTGTCGCCAGCCTGGGTACTGCAATTGCTGATGTCATGATAGGGGATAAAATAACACCACGCAATTTTAAAAGTATATTGTTTGAAAATTTAACATTTACTACACCTAGCAAAGGCAAATGCTGCCAGGTTCACCCTGGCAGCATTCAGTCTTGTACTTAATTCTCCACCACCAACTTCCCATTCCTACTCACCTGCTCGTGCAAAAAAGAAGCAGGTCCGTCCAGCCATTCGTCTAAATCGAGTTCCCCGACATTGTTTACGATCAAGTCAGGTGCAAAAGCATAAGATTTTAAATCCTGGNNNNNNNNNNTCCTGCTCCTGAAAACAACACTCCTGTAGTTTCCAATCCTGCTCCTGAAAACAACACTCCTGTAGTTTCCAATCCTGCTCCTGAAAACAACACTCCTGTAGTTTCCAATCCTGCTCCTGAAAACAACACTCCTGTAGTTTCCAATCCTGCTCCTGAAGACAACACTCCTGTAGTTTCCAATCCTGCTCCTGAAGACAACACTCCTGTAGTTTCCAATCCTGCTCCTGAAAACAACACTCCTGTAGCTTCCAATCCAACCCCTGAAGACAATACTCCTGTAGCTTCCAATTCACCCACTGCTGATAGTGGCATCCCGCACGCTTCCAAGACAACTCAAGTTCCCGAACCAGGTACTATGGCAGCACTTGCTCTGTTTGGTTTAGGCGGCTTGTTTGCGAAGAAAAAAATCAAGTAGTGAAATTGCGTGCTTTATAACATCATTTTTAGGGTTGTCAGCGTTAGCATCTATTTTCATCAGTTAATCATAAAAGGTAAGATTTGCATTCCAAATCGGAAAAATCAAATAAATTTCCTAAGGACTGGTCAGTACATCAGTCCTCAAGAATTATCAAAATCCCCTCACCAAACATTTTTGGTGAGGGGAAAATTATACGCGTTTGCCTTCTTTAAAGAAATTTGAAGTAATCGTCCTGAAGATTCAAACTTGATACACCCTGCACAATCGCAATCAATTCCTGCGATTTACCATTCACAACGTGAATTGCTACCCCTTCTGAAGAACCAACCGAAGACGATCCCAAAACGTAGTCAGTACTTTTTCCAACAAGCTCGATAGTATCTTCATTGGGTTTAAAGTCAGCAATCATGGCGTAGTCATTATCATTACCAGCGCCTGTGTCATAGGGGTCGTCATAGTAAACACAAAGAGTTCCTGCAGCATTCCGCCCTCCCAATTGAAACGTATCTCTTCCTTGTCCTCCAACGAGGATATCTGTTTCATTCAAACCAAAGATACCACCAGTACCAGAAGGAATAAAACCAGCCGCAGTCAGTCGATCGTCACCGTTTCCACCAAAAAGGCGATCGTTCCCTTGACCGCCATCAAGAACGTCATCACCATTTCCACCATCAAGAACGTCATCGCCATAGCCTGTTTTATAACTGCCATCATATAAGACATCATTGCCATCGCCACCAATGAGGGTATCATTACCAAAACCGCCATCTAATTTGTCATTCCCATAGCCTCCATCAAGATAGTCATCACCCCAGAGACCTAAAATTTCGTCATCTTCAGACTCACTATACAAATAATCTCTTCCAAAAGACCCAAAAAGTAAATCGTTACCCTGACCACCATACAAGGTATTCTCACCTTGTGGATCGGCTCCATATCCCGGTGCATAGGATAATTTGCTCAGCCCAGCATAGAGAAGATCGTTGCCATCACCGCCCTCTATGCGATCGCGACCTTCTCCACCCTCCAAAAAATCATCCCCAGATAGACCAATAAGAATGTCATCTCCTAAATCACCAATCAGGAAATCATTGTCTTGCGTTCCCTCTAAATAATCGCTTTGCGTAGTACCTTGAAGAATCACCATAAATATTCCTTCTTGAAAATAGGACATTGGAGAGCCAGTGCGTTGCGGTGAGTCTAGTCCTGTAGGGCGGTTCCCGACCTCAGGAACGAGCCTATAAGGGCATGTCGTAACCCGTGCTTTGCAAATAGTATCTCCGTCAGGAGATAGCACCTGGCGTCATTGGGTATGGGAAAAGAATTATTTTTATGCCCTGTTTGTCAGCAACTGCCTTTAACCTCTGGCTGAGTAATTTAAGCTTGACATTAGAAATCACATCTGAAATCAATCAATAGGTAGGATTGATTTCTGAGAAAAGTTAGAAAAATAAATGGTCACATCTTATGAGTTGGGTATCCCTGTGTGTCTTTCATTAGTAACAGCTTTTTCTTCCATACACAAAAAATTTTGGAATATTTTTTTATTTAGAAAATTCTTTTCTAAGAGGCTGTTAGAAAAGGTGAAATCAAAGATTTTGCTTTGATTCCACCAAGTTCATATAAATTATTCCTTTGAGTGGTTTAAAAGTACCAATTTGTGTAATATTTTCCTACCCACCACTAACCACTCACAACTAACTACGTTCCAACAACTCAGTCGCCGCATTCACAACAATTTGTGCTGTCCCCGTAAAAAATTCACGGTCAAGAGTCGCTGGGACATCACTAGGTTTGTGATAGTGAGGAGTTCGTAAATTAGCCGTATCTGTCACCAAAACAGCACCAATGCCTTGATACCAAAAGGGAGCATGATCGCTACGCAAAACATCAGGTGTCAGCAAACCTTTAAGAGGTACTGGCAGAGTCAGTACAGATGGCAATGTAGGAGAAGACGTTATTGCTGTCTTATTCAATGCAGTTTGAGAAGCATTTGCTCGCTGAAAAGCATTGAGAATTGGCAAGTGCTCGGCATCGCCAACCACAGCGACAAAATCACCTTTGTCGCTGTTTGGAGAGACAGGCAAACCCGATGGGTACTTCTGACATCCTGAGGTATGGCAAGCGTAACCCACCATATCCATCACAATAACACCTTCAAGATTTTCTAGGTGAGCTTTATTTTTGACAAAAGCTTTGCTACCTAAAAGCCCCGCTTCCTCCAAATCAAAAAAAGCTAATTGCAGCGTTTTGGCAGTGGGACGCGCACCGAGGAGTCGTGCAAGTTCCAGGATAACAGCAACTCCACTCGCATTATCGTCAGCGCCCGGAGAAAAGAAAACACTGTCATAGTGAGCTCCCACTAGGATAGCACCTGCTCCTTTACTTGTACCGGGTCTTTCCGCAAAAATATTAACGCC
It encodes the following:
- a CDS encoding PEP-CTERM sorting domain-containing protein, yielding PAPENNTPVVSNPAPENNTPVVSNPAPENNTPVVSNPAPENNTPVVSNPAPEDNTPVVSNPAPEDNTPVVSNPAPENNTPVASNPTPEDNTPVASNSPTADSGIPHASKTTQVPEPGTMAALALFGLGGLFAKKKIK
- a CDS encoding RHS repeat domain-containing protein, with the protein product MTYQTADYTETPQYNGNIASLSWRAPLGTYRDIQGYHFTYDAANRLKSAPFWERTSGSPTMTDKYSESNINYNLNGNITQYYRRGLTTGTTYALIDQMVYYYDANNPDRLNRVLDLANATNRPYGFKPKGSGSFYYGYDNAGNLTSDEHKDMTVAYNALNLPDVFTFTNVTPNNKIEIVYNAAGEKLEKQVYTGATLSTHKRYVMGIEYTGANLEAIYHAEGRIVAIGGGVFQYEYTLKDHLGNSRVSFAANGTAIQLLQENHYYPFGMEMKGAWIAQSGTENGYQYNGKELNEDWGLNWSDYGARWYDASIGNYRSVVFRSWIGNYRNSAATSRIFCVLVYCSVFLCLLIDRQLTHLYTAINNDWQCIACLIEFIISCFN
- the adhE gene encoding bifunctional acetaldehyde-CoA/alcohol dehydrogenase, with translation MRVTNLEELEQLIQRVKAAQEVFATYTQQQIDQIFKKAAQAANAQRIPLAKMAVAETGMGIVEDKVIKNHFASEYIYNKYKQERTCGVIEDDKSFGIQKIAEPVGIVAGIVPVTNPTSTTIFKALISLKTRNAIIFSPHPRAPRCTIEAAKIILEAAVAAGAPEDIIGWIDEPTVELSKALMQHPEVKLILATGGPAMVKAAYSSGHPSLGVGAGNTPAVIDSSADIQTAVSSITISKTFDNGMICASEQSVIVVDSVYEQVKQEFIRRGAYVLTGEEKEKLGNLVLKEGRLNAAIVGQSVESLANLAGIDLKRVAIANHGEQVYCPLPTSYKVLIAEVEDIGSHEPFAHEKLSPILAMYRARNYHEAVQKAQKLVAFGGPGHTAVLYTDPANLDDIVYFENTLKTARLLINTPSSQGAIGDLYNFKLDPSLTLGCGTWGGNTVSDNVAPHHLLNIKTVSERRENMLWFRVPPKIYFKYGCLPVALRELADKKRAFIVTDKPLFNLGILEKVTKVLDQIGVSYDIFHDVEPDPTLSNVERGLALLRNYQPDVIIAVGGGSPMDAAKVMWLMYEHPEVEFEGLAMRFMDIRKRVYELPALGQKATMVAIPTTSGTGSEVTPFAVVTDDRVGVKYPLADYALTPNMAIVDPELVLSMPKQLTAYGGLDALTHALESYVSVLATEFTEGLALEAIGLLFKYLPRSYKNGAKDPEAKEKVHYAATIAGMAFANAFLGVCHSMAHKLGSTFHVPHGLANALLISHTIRYNATDIPFKQAIFPQYKYPHAKERYAEIADYLKLGGNTLEEKVEKLVEAVENLKREVEVPSTIKETLNETEQEFYAKVEEMAERAFDDQCTGANPRYPLIDDLKELYILAYLGCKKSAAPFHEESIATPTTELATN
- a CDS encoding M28 family peptidase; protein product: MKAKKKWFWWVLLALTTMVVVLVAKGLFPQPQESVIYSIRVENSVPVKKDAVNKNTGNPPVTTSSPHQSLQEKVDGAQTTSTPQVSSDKLFSHLQKLNFIRHTPVERSRARSYISSELKKLGWQPQLEEFTEKQLDTTREGVNIFAERPGTSKGAGAILVGAHYDSVFFSPGADDNASGVAVILELARLLGARPTAKTLQLAFFDLEEAGLLGSKAFVKNKAHLENLEGVIVMDMVGYACHTSGCQKYPSGLPVSPNSDKGDFVAVVGDAEHLPILNAFQRANASQTALNKTAITSSPTLPSVLTLPVPLKGLLTPDVLRSDHAPFWYQGIGAVLVTDTANLRTPHYHKPSDVPATLDREFFTGTAQIVVNAATELLERS
- a CDS encoding bifunctional acetate--CoA ligase family protein/GNAT family N-acetyltransferase, producing MQQLTERTPDRAYDILRSEYRPLDAIFTPKAIAVIGATERPGSVGRTVLWNLISNSFGGTVYPVNPQRRNVLGIKAYPNIAEVPEQVDLAVIATPAPTVPGIISQCVGAGVKGAIVLSAGFKETGAAGFELEQQVLEQVRQGKMRLIGPNCLGVMNPITGLNATFANGMARPGTVGFISQSGALCTSILDWSRRENVGFSAFVSIGSMLDVDWGDLIYYLGDDPQTQSIVIYMESIGNARSFLSAAREVALTKPIIVIKAGRTEAAAQAAASHTGALAGSDAVLDAAFRRCGVLRVNSIADLFDMAEVLAKQPRPKGPRLTIITNAGGPGVLATDALIGSGGELADLSPDTHSALEKILPPHGSHSNPIDILGDADPERYIQSLEIAAGDRNSDGLLVILTPQAMTDPSQTAKKFQASVATLQTTSLRGKPILASWMGGTDVAEGESILNQAGIPTYNYPDAAARAFSYMWKYSYNLRGIYETPVLPCAFGEGVLNRTQVEQIIQNAQQENRALLTEFESKQVLAAYGIPTVQTCISTSEEQAVACAEAIGYPVVVKLLSKTITHKTDVGGVKLNLTDADEVRSAYRSIQSSVGKWAESRRQSDTPPSPSPLFEGVTVQPMVKLDGYELIVGSSIDPQFGPVLVFGTGGQLVEVFSDRAIALPPLNSTLARRMMEQTRIYKALQGVRGREAVDMGALEQLLVRFSQLVVEQPWIKEIDINPLLAKPVAGNENSPHPSLIALDARIVLHDADTDLEQLPKLAIKPYPTQYVAPWTLADSTPVTIRPIQPEDEPLLVKFHKTLSEESVYFRYFHMIKLKSRVAHERLTRMCFIDYDREMALVADYINPQTGEHQILAVGRLSKLHGKNEAEFAMLVSDPYQCRGLGTELVRQLIQVGRDEKLERISAEILAENYGMQRVCEKLGFHIYRSSEASVVKAEICI
- a CDS encoding calcium-binding protein — protein: MVILQGTTQSDYLEGTQDNDFLIGDLGDDILIGLSGDDFLEGGEGRDRIEGGDGNDLLYAGLSKLSYAPGYGADPQGENTLYGGQGNDLLFGSFGRDYLYSESEDDEILGLWGDDYLDGGYGNDKLDGGFGNDTLIGGDGNDVLYDGSYKTGYGDDVLDGGNGDDVLDGGQGNDRLFGGNGDDRLTAAGFIPSGTGGIFGLNETDILVGGQGRDTFQLGGRNAAGTLCVYYDDPYDTGAGNDNDYAMIADFKPNEDTIELVGKSTDYVLGSSSVGSSEGVAIHVVNGKSQELIAIVQGVSSLNLQDDYFKFL